The Ctenopharyngodon idella isolate HZGC_01 chromosome 19, HZGC01, whole genome shotgun sequence genomic sequence AATCAGAAGAACAGCACTATTGCTTGTGTGATATATTGTTTAATAACatgcaacatttttttgtttcaggTTTAAAAATCCTCACATCAGCTGCTGCAATAGCCTTTACCATAGCTATGTACCACTGCAGCATGCGTGCCTTTcttcaagaaaaagaaaagatgagCTGGATCTCCACTCTCGTCTACTTCCTGTGGAACTTGTTGCTGATCATTCCCCGTGTAACCGCTCTGGCACTCTTTTGCACTGTATTGCCATGGTACCTCATAGCTCACTTCCTGTCTTTGTGGATGCTGCTGGTTTTAGGGGTCTGGAGCCAGAAAACAGATTACATGAAAAGTCCTGGTTGGGAATGGCTCTACAGAGCTACTGTTGGACTCATTTGGtacttcagctggtttaaagtATCAACAGGAAGCATAAAATTAAAGGCTTCTCTCTATTATGGTGTCATGGGATTGGACACATTGACACTGTTGGGCTTCTGGTGCTGGAAGGTGTTTGAGTATTCAGGCTGTTGGCGCTCTTTAAATTCTTACATTGTGATCCCGACACTTATAGGATTGTATTTTGCTGGAATTCTATTGAAAATTATATACTACAGATGGTTTCATCCTAAATGTGATGAACAGAAAATACCTAAACCCAGTGAACAACAGAATAATAGACAACCTGCAGCAATGAATAAGATGGAGACAGACTCCCTGGAATCTTCATCTGAAGAACCTGTTACTGGAGTTCTCAAGAGGGGGAGGACCATGGCTGCTAATTTCTACTACTAGTTCTCCACCCGCCCACCCCTCCCAATTCTatcataaattattaaaatttaattgaagttttatttataaaaaagtatttatgcACAGAATACCTAGTTTTGTACAAAAATAGCACATTTCTGCATGCAACAtgcttttagtttttaaaatgtagttgtGATCATGCATGTTTAATAGAGCAAGACGGGTAAACTGAACTGATTCTGGATAACGAAGCAAAAAATCTGAAATGTATGgtacaatcaatcaataaatcatCCCCTTGGAATtctaaggttctatctgacatttttgtcaatattgagttattcacatatttttattctgtgacaacttatttacattatgtggtGTTTTTGGTAATGTTGAGTACATTTAgggactttttatttagaaaacaaaaaggttctatctacaaagtcgAATGGAATACAAACACTTTGAAGCTctatatctcaaaactgctcagagatagaaccttataattccaaggggacgaaaTACTGCAGCTGTGGTTGTCAGAATTTTTCATATATCTGTTTTGGTTGCTTTATATAGAAGattacagaaaaacaaacattgcTAAGAGGAAAAGGTCCTTGAGAAACATTAAATTGTTATTTCTACCTCAAGTATTCCATTAATTGTGTTCATTTCAACTCTGCTAATTCAAGAAATGTACTattaacattttctttcacAGATACTATGGAtgtcccttgtgaaaaagaagtgcagtTAATTGTAcggaatgtgcacttgtagagtgcttcaaattttaaaagttcatttttaaaaatctgtacctgtggatattaataaataaaagtccACTTAAAAAGTTCTCgtttgaggttcattctcgtttgTTACACAACACGtctgagc encodes the following:
- the LOC127501251 gene encoding XK-related protein 8-like, which encodes MEESCHFLCYVLKYLFALVGLLFFLLDIALDIWTVVTFYQNGDYVYMAVMIFLLLGSSVLLQVFSWLWYSDCLDKLETKVETFANKHKLIKPFHFLQLGVFLRYAGVTEMSTKHFLHHTKSFKERKPDLNRDLHMLRLFEAFSESAPQLILMMSRILQRGELELITGLKILTSAAAIAFTIAMYHCSMRAFLQEKEKMSWISTLVYFLWNLLLIIPRVTALALFCTVLPWYLIAHFLSLWMLLVLGVWSQKTDYMKSPGWEWLYRATVGLIWYFSWFKVSTGSIKLKASLYYGVMGLDTLTLLGFWCWKVFEYSGCWRSLNSYIVIPTLIGLYFAGILLKIIYYRWFHPKCDEQKIPKPSEQQNNRQPAAMNKMETDSLESSSEEPVTGVLKRGRTMAANFYY